The Pseudomonas azadiae genome contains a region encoding:
- a CDS encoding cytochrome b, with the protein MSKFMDWVDARFPATKMWEDHLSKYYAPKNFNFFYFFGSLALLVLVNQIVTGVWLTMSYTPSAEEAFASVEYIMRDVEYGSILRLLHSTGASAFFIVVYLHMFRGLLYGSYQKPRELVWVFGMLIYLALMAEAFMGYLLPWGQMSYWGAQVIISLFGAIPVIGNDLTQWIRGDYLISGITLNRFFALHVVALPIVILGLVVLHILALHEVGSNNPDGVDIKKHKDENGIPLDGIPFHPYYTVKDIVGVVVFLFVFCSIVFFFPEMGGYFLEKPNFEQANAFKTPEHIAPVWYFTPFYAILRAIPDKLMGVIAMGAAIAVLFVLPWLDRSPVKSMRYKGWLSKIWLWVFCISFVILGVLGVLAPTPERTLLSQVCTFLYFAYFILMPFYTRLEKTKPVPERVTG; encoded by the coding sequence ATGAGCAAGTTCATGGATTGGGTGGATGCGCGCTTCCCCGCCACTAAAATGTGGGAAGACCATCTCAGCAAATATTACGCGCCAAAAAACTTCAACTTCTTCTACTTCTTCGGTTCCCTGGCACTGCTGGTGTTGGTCAACCAGATTGTTACCGGTGTCTGGCTGACGATGAGCTACACCCCGTCGGCGGAAGAGGCGTTTGCTTCCGTCGAGTACATCATGCGTGACGTCGAGTACGGCTCGATCCTGCGCCTGCTGCACTCCACCGGCGCCTCGGCGTTCTTCATTGTCGTCTACCTGCATATGTTCCGTGGCTTGCTGTACGGCTCGTACCAGAAGCCCCGCGAACTGGTCTGGGTCTTCGGCATGCTGATCTACCTGGCGCTGATGGCCGAGGCCTTCATGGGTTACCTGCTGCCCTGGGGCCAGATGTCGTACTGGGGCGCCCAGGTGATCATCTCGCTGTTCGGTGCGATCCCGGTGATCGGCAATGACCTGACCCAGTGGATCCGTGGTGACTACCTGATCTCGGGTATCACGCTGAACCGCTTCTTCGCCTTGCACGTGGTGGCCTTGCCCATCGTGATCCTGGGCCTGGTGGTGTTGCACATCCTGGCGCTGCACGAGGTCGGTTCCAACAACCCGGATGGCGTGGACATCAAGAAGCACAAGGACGAAAACGGCATCCCGCTGGATGGCATTCCGTTCCATCCTTATTACACCGTCAAAGACATCGTCGGCGTAGTGGTGTTCCTGTTCGTGTTCTGCTCGATCGTCTTCTTCTTCCCGGAGATGGGCGGTTATTTCCTGGAGAAGCCCAACTTCGAACAGGCCAACGCCTTCAAAACACCCGAGCACATCGCCCCGGTCTGGTATTTCACGCCGTTCTACGCGATCTTGCGGGCGATCCCCGACAAGCTCATGGGCGTGATCGCCATGGGCGCGGCCATTGCGGTGCTGTTCGTGTTGCCTTGGCTTGACCGCAGCCCGGTCAAGTCCATGCGCTACAAAGGCTGGCTGAGCAAGATCTGGCTGTGGGTGTTCTGCATTTCGTTCGTGATCCTGGGCGTGCTGGGCGTATTGGCGCCGACCCCTGAGCGGACATTGCTGTCGCAGG
- the petA gene encoding ubiquinol-cytochrome c reductase iron-sulfur subunit → MSNDGVNAGRRRFLVAATSVVGAAGAVGAAVPFVGSWFPSAKAKAAGAPVKVNVSKIEPGQQMIAEWRGQPVFIVRRTEEILGNLKKIEGQLSDPTSEKSDQPAYAKNEARSIKPEILLLVGLCTHLGCSPTFRPEVAPVDLGKDWVGGYFCPCHGSHYDLAGRVYKSQPAPLNLPVPPHNYESDDIIVIGLDKENA, encoded by the coding sequence ATGAGCAATGACGGCGTGAATGCAGGCCGGCGTCGCTTCTTGGTGGCAGCCACATCCGTGGTGGGTGCTGCAGGAGCGGTGGGGGCTGCGGTCCCGTTCGTGGGGTCATGGTTTCCCAGTGCCAAGGCGAAAGCCGCAGGTGCACCGGTGAAGGTGAATGTCAGCAAGATCGAGCCAGGGCAGCAAATGATTGCTGAGTGGCGCGGCCAGCCGGTGTTTATCGTTCGTCGCACAGAGGAAATCCTGGGGAATCTCAAGAAGATCGAAGGCCAGTTGTCTGACCCCACATCCGAGAAATCCGACCAGCCCGCCTACGCCAAGAACGAAGCACGTTCGATCAAGCCGGAGATCCTGCTGCTGGTGGGTCTCTGCACCCACCTGGGTTGCTCGCCTACCTTTCGCCCGGAAGTGGCCCCGGTCGATTTGGGCAAGGATTGGGTCGGCGGTTATTTCTGCCCCTGCCACGGTTCCCACTACGACCTCGCCGGCCGCGTCTACAAGTCCCAGCCTGCGCCCTTGAACTTGCCGGTTCCTCCGCACAATTACGAATCTGACGACATCATTGTCATTGGCCTCGACAAGGAGAACGCGTGA
- the rpsI gene encoding 30S ribosomal protein S9, whose amino-acid sequence MSATQNYGTGRRKTATARVFLRPGTGNISINNRTLDNFFGRETARMVVRQPLELTETVEKFDIYVTVIGGGVSGQAGAIRHGITRALMQYDETLRGALRKAGFVTRDAREVERKKVGLRKARKRPQYSKR is encoded by the coding sequence ATGTCGGCGACTCAAAATTACGGCACTGGCCGTCGCAAAACCGCAACCGCACGCGTTTTCCTGCGTCCGGGCACTGGTAACATCTCGATCAACAACCGCACTCTGGACAACTTCTTCGGCCGCGAAACTGCCCGCATGGTAGTTCGTCAGCCGCTGGAACTGACCGAGACTGTTGAAAAGTTCGACATCTACGTCACCGTTATCGGTGGCGGTGTAAGTGGTCAAGCTGGCGCAATCCGCCACGGTATCACTCGCGCGCTGATGCAGTACGACGAAACCCTGCGTGGCGCTCTGCGCAAAGCTGGCTTCGTGACTCGTGATGCCCGTGAAGTTGAACGTAAGAAAGTCGGTCTGCGTAAAGCGCGTAAGCGTCCGCAGTACTCGAAGCGTTAA
- the rplM gene encoding 50S ribosomal protein L13 has protein sequence MTTFTAKPETVQRDWFVVDAAGQTLGRLATEVASRLRGKHKPEYTPHVDTGDYIVIINAEQVRVTGNKAQDKMYYRHSGFPGGIKSSNFEGLISKKPEAPIEIAVKGMLPKGPLGRDMFRKLKVYAGAVHPHAAQQPQELKF, from the coding sequence ATGACAACTTTTACTGCAAAACCGGAAACAGTTCAGCGCGACTGGTTTGTCGTCGACGCCGCTGGTCAGACCCTGGGTCGTCTGGCCACTGAAGTCGCCAGCCGTCTGCGTGGCAAGCACAAGCCTGAGTACACCCCTCACGTTGACACCGGTGACTACATCGTGATCATCAACGCTGAGCAGGTACGTGTTACCGGCAACAAAGCGCAAGACAAAATGTACTACCGTCACTCCGGTTTCCCAGGCGGTATCAAGTCTTCCAACTTTGAAGGCCTGATCTCCAAGAAGCCTGAAGCCCCGATCGAAATCGCGGTCAAAGGCATGCTGCCTAAGGGCCCACTGGGTCGCGATATGTTTCGCAAGCTGAAAGTCTATGCGGGCGCTGTACACCCTCATGCTGCTCAGCAGCCCCAAGAACTGAAGTTTTAA
- a CDS encoding NADP(H)-dependent aldo-keto reductase, with translation MDYRQLGRTDLNVSAIALGTMTWGEQNSEAEAFAQIERAKGAGINFLDTAEMYPVPPKADTYATTERYIGNYFKSRGDRADWILASKIAGPGNTIDYIRDGYLRHNRKHIAEALDASLQRLQTDWIDLYQLHWPERSTNFFGQLSYKHKDEDDLTPLEETLEALDEQVKAGKIRHIGLSNETPWGTMKFLALAEARGWPRAVSIQNPYNLLNRSFEVGLAEVAIREQCGLLAYSPLAFGMLSGKYEDGARPAKARLTEYSRFSRYFNPQSEAACSRYVALAREHGLDPAQMALAFVTQQPFVTSNIIGATSLAQLDSNIASADLKLSKEVLEGIEAIQKDHPNPAP, from the coding sequence ATGGATTATCGACAGCTGGGCCGTACGGATCTGAACGTGAGCGCGATAGCCCTGGGCACCATGACCTGGGGCGAGCAGAACAGCGAGGCAGAGGCCTTCGCGCAGATCGAGCGGGCCAAAGGCGCGGGGATCAACTTCCTCGACACCGCCGAAATGTACCCGGTGCCGCCCAAGGCCGACACCTATGCCACCACCGAACGCTACATCGGCAATTACTTCAAAAGCCGTGGTGACCGCGCCGACTGGATCCTCGCCAGCAAGATCGCAGGCCCCGGCAACACCATCGACTACATCCGCGACGGCTACCTGCGCCACAACCGCAAGCACATCGCCGAGGCACTCGATGCCAGCCTCCAGCGCCTGCAGACCGACTGGATCGACCTCTACCAGCTGCACTGGCCGGAGCGCAGCACCAACTTCTTCGGCCAATTGAGCTACAAGCACAAGGACGAAGACGACCTCACCCCGCTGGAGGAAACCCTCGAGGCGCTGGATGAACAGGTCAAGGCCGGCAAGATCCGCCACATCGGCCTGTCCAACGAAACGCCGTGGGGCACCATGAAATTCCTGGCCTTGGCGGAAGCCCGTGGCTGGCCCCGCGCGGTGTCGATCCAGAACCCTTACAACCTGCTCAACCGCAGTTTCGAAGTAGGCCTGGCGGAAGTCGCGATACGTGAACAATGCGGCCTGCTGGCGTATTCGCCACTGGCATTCGGCATGCTCAGCGGCAAGTACGAAGACGGCGCGCGCCCGGCCAAGGCACGCCTGACGGAGTACAGCCGCTTCAGCCGCTACTTCAACCCGCAGTCGGAAGCGGCGTGCAGCCGTTATGTGGCGCTGGCACGGGAACATGGCCTGGACCCGGCGCAGATGGCGCTGGCGTTTGTGACGCAGCAACCGTTTGTGACCAGCAACATCATTGGCGCGACGTCGCTTGCGCAGTTGGACAGCAACATTGCCAGTGCCGACTTGAAACTGTCCAAAGAGGTGCTGGAAGGGATTGAGGCGATTCAGAAGGATCATCCGAATCCTGCGCCTTGA
- a CDS encoding acyl-CoA dehydrogenase family protein, whose protein sequence is MIARTLFSPEHELFRESVRTFLEKDAAPFHAQWEKQGHIDRSLWSKAGEAGMLCSHLPEEYGGLGADFLYSAVVIEEISRLGLTGIGFSLHSDIVAPYILHYGSEALKHRYLPRLISGEMVTAIAMTEPGAGSDLQGVKTTAVPDGDEYVINGSKTFITNGYLADLVIVVAKTDPKAGAKGTSLFLVEADTPGFAKGKRLEKVGMKAQDTSELFFQDVRVPRENLLGQAGMGFAYLMQELPQERLTVAIGALSSAEAALQWTLEYTRERKAFGKAIADFQNTRFKLAEMATEIQIGRVFVDTCMALHLEGKLDVPTAAMAKYWATDLQCKVLDECVQLHGGYGFMWEYPIARAWADARVQRIYAGTNEIMKEIIARAL, encoded by the coding sequence ATGATTGCCAGAACCTTGTTCAGCCCGGAACACGAACTCTTCCGCGAAAGCGTGCGCACCTTTCTCGAAAAAGACGCCGCGCCGTTCCATGCTCAATGGGAGAAACAAGGCCATATCGACCGCAGCTTGTGGAGCAAGGCGGGGGAGGCGGGGATGCTGTGTTCCCACCTGCCGGAAGAATACGGCGGGCTGGGCGCGGACTTCCTGTACAGCGCGGTGGTGATCGAAGAGATCAGCCGGCTGGGCCTGACCGGCATCGGGTTTTCCTTGCACTCGGACATTGTCGCGCCCTACATCCTGCATTACGGCAGCGAGGCGCTGAAGCATCGCTACCTGCCCAGGTTGATCTCCGGCGAGATGGTCACGGCCATTGCCATGACGGAGCCGGGGGCCGGTTCCGACCTGCAAGGGGTCAAGACGACTGCCGTGCCGGACGGCGACGAGTACGTGATCAACGGCTCCAAGACGTTTATCACCAATGGCTACCTGGCCGACCTGGTAATCGTGGTCGCCAAGACCGATCCCAAGGCGGGCGCGAAGGGCACCAGCCTGTTCCTGGTGGAAGCCGACACGCCCGGCTTCGCCAAGGGCAAGCGCCTGGAAAAGGTAGGCATGAAGGCCCAGGACACGTCGGAGCTGTTCTTCCAGGACGTGCGTGTGCCCAGGGAAAATCTGTTGGGCCAGGCGGGCATGGGCTTCGCGTATCTGATGCAGGAGTTGCCTCAGGAGCGTTTGACGGTGGCGATTGGCGCCTTGTCATCCGCCGAGGCGGCGCTGCAATGGACCTTGGAATACACCCGTGAGCGCAAGGCGTTCGGCAAGGCGATTGCCGACTTCCAGAACACGCGCTTCAAGTTGGCGGAGATGGCCACCGAGATCCAGATCGGCCGTGTATTTGTCGACACGTGCATGGCGTTGCATCTGGAAGGCAAGCTGGACGTGCCCACGGCGGCGATGGCCAAGTACTGGGCCACCGACCTGCAATGCAAGGTGCTCGATGAGTGCGTGCAGTTGCACGGCGGTTACGGCTTCATGTGGGAATACCCGATTGCCCGGGCCTGGGCGGATGCGCGGGTGCAGCGCATTTATGCGGGGACCAATGAGATCATGAAGGAGATCATTGCGCGGGCGCTTTGA
- a CDS encoding GlxA family transcriptional regulator → MQAKDFFHLASLRYGKQQGLGLTPAFETRLVSPDGKSVRSFSDVIMPVDGGLEDADIIVLPAFWDDFDALCTHYPQVLPWLREQHARGAVLCGEATGVFWLAEAGLLDGKEATTYWRFFNAFSERFPKVQLNQDKHLTDADNLYCAGGTTSACDLYIYLIERFCGANIAQAVARDILYEVQRSYSPGRIGFGGQKLHQDVIILQIQHWLEEHFADKFRFEDVAREHGMSIRNFMRRFQTATGDKPLHYLQRLRIETAKGLLSGSRKSIKTISYEVGYDDASFFARLFRQHTELSPNQYRQQFQQAA, encoded by the coding sequence ATGCAAGCCAAGGATTTCTTCCACCTCGCCAGCCTGCGTTACGGCAAGCAACAAGGCCTTGGCCTGACCCCTGCGTTTGAAACGCGCCTGGTCAGCCCCGACGGAAAGTCGGTGCGCAGTTTCAGCGATGTGATCATGCCGGTGGACGGCGGCCTGGAAGACGCCGACATCATCGTGTTGCCGGCGTTCTGGGATGACTTCGATGCCTTGTGCACACACTACCCGCAAGTGCTGCCGTGGCTGCGTGAACAGCATGCACGCGGTGCCGTGCTCTGCGGCGAAGCCACCGGGGTGTTCTGGCTGGCCGAAGCCGGCCTGCTCGACGGCAAGGAGGCGACCACCTATTGGCGCTTCTTCAACGCCTTCAGCGAGCGCTTCCCCAAGGTGCAGCTCAATCAGGACAAACACCTCACCGACGCCGACAACCTGTATTGCGCCGGCGGCACCACTTCGGCGTGCGACCTCTATATCTACTTGATCGAGCGCTTCTGCGGCGCCAACATTGCACAGGCCGTGGCCCGTGACATTCTCTACGAAGTGCAGCGCAGCTATTCGCCTGGACGCATTGGTTTTGGCGGGCAGAAGCTGCACCAGGACGTGATCATCCTGCAGATCCAGCATTGGCTTGAAGAGCATTTCGCCGACAAATTCCGCTTCGAAGATGTCGCCCGGGAACACGGCATGAGCATCCGCAACTTCATGCGCCGCTTTCAGACCGCCACCGGCGACAAACCGCTGCATTACTTGCAACGACTGCGCATCGAGACGGCCAAGGGCTTGCTCTCGGGCAGCCGCAAGAGCATCAAGACCATCAGTTACGAGGTGGGTTACGACGATGCGAGCTTTTTTGCGCGGCTGTTCAGGCAGCACACGGAGTTGTCGCCGAACCAGTATCGGCAGCAGTTTCAGCAAGCCGCATAA
- the zapE gene encoding cell division protein ZapE, translating into MTPLERYQADLKRPEFFHDAAQENAVRHLQRLYDDLVAASQSKPGMFSKLFGKKDLTPVKGLYFWGGVGRGKTYLVDTFFEALPFKEKVRTHFHRFMKRVHEEMKTLPGEKNPLTIIAKRFSEEARVICFDEFFVSDITDAMILGTLMEELFKNGVTLVATSNIVPDGLYKDGLQRARFLPAIALIKQNTEIVNVDSGVDYRLRHLEQAELFHFPLNEAAHESLKKSFRALTPECTQAVENDKLMIENREIIALRTCDDVAWFEFRQLCDGPRSQNDYIELGKIFHAVILSGVEQMSVTTDDIARRFINMVDEFYDRNVKLIISAEVELKDLYTGGRLNFEFQRTLSRLLEMQSHEFLSRGHKP; encoded by the coding sequence ATGACGCCCCTAGAACGATATCAAGCTGATCTGAAACGCCCTGAATTCTTCCATGACGCTGCCCAGGAAAACGCGGTGCGTCATTTGCAGCGCCTGTACGACGACCTGGTCGCGGCCTCGCAAAGCAAGCCGGGGATGTTCAGCAAGCTGTTTGGCAAGAAAGACCTCACGCCGGTCAAGGGCCTGTACTTCTGGGGCGGCGTCGGCCGTGGCAAGACTTACCTGGTCGACACCTTCTTCGAAGCGCTGCCGTTCAAGGAAAAGGTGCGCACCCACTTCCACCGCTTCATGAAGCGCGTGCACGAAGAGATGAAGACCCTGCCGGGCGAGAAAAACCCGCTGACCATTATCGCCAAGCGTTTCTCCGAAGAAGCGCGGGTGATCTGCTTTGATGAGTTCTTCGTCTCCGACATCACCGATGCCATGATCCTTGGCACCCTGATGGAAGAGCTGTTCAAGAACGGCGTGACCCTGGTCGCCACCTCGAACATCGTGCCCGACGGCCTGTACAAGGACGGCCTGCAACGCGCGCGCTTCCTGCCGGCGATTGCGCTGATCAAGCAGAACACCGAGATCGTCAACGTCGACAGCGGCGTCGACTACCGCCTGCGTCACCTGGAGCAAGCGGAGCTGTTCCACTTCCCGCTGAACGAGGCGGCCCACGAAAGCCTGAAAAAAAGCTTCCGCGCGCTCACGCCGGAATGCACCCAGGCGGTGGAAAACGACAAGTTGATGATCGAGAACCGCGAAATCATCGCGCTGCGCACCTGCGATGACGTGGCCTGGTTCGAGTTCCGCCAACTGTGCGACGGCCCGCGTAGCCAGAACGACTACATCGAACTGGGCAAGATCTTCCACGCGGTGATCCTCAGCGGCGTGGAGCAGATGAGCGTCACCACCGACGACATCGCGCGGCGCTTTATCAACATGGTCGACGAGTTCTACGACCGCAACGTCAAGCTGATCATCTCGGCCGAAGTCGAGCTCAAGGACCTCTACACGGGCGGTCGCTTGAACTTCGAGTTCCAGCGCACGTTGAGCCGCTTGCTCGAGATGCAATCCCACGAGTTTCTGTCGCGCGGGCACAAGCCTTAA
- a CDS encoding tryptophan--tRNA ligase, with protein MTTRTRILTGITTTGTPHLGNYAGAIRPAILASEDANADSFYFLADYHALIKCDDPQRIQRSRMEIAATWLAGGLDVNRVTFYRQSDIPEIPELTWLLTCVAAKGLLNRAHAYKASVDKNVETGEDPDAGITMGLYSYPVLMAADILMFNAHKVPVGRDQIQHVEMARDIGQRFNHLFGNGKEFFTMPEALIEESVATLPGLDGRKMSKSYDNTIPLFTSAKDMKEAISRIVTDSRAPGEAKDPDNSHLFTLYQAFASKAQEEEFRGELLQGLGWGEAKNRLFQLLDGQLGEARERYHQLMSRPSDMEDLLLVGAKKARAVAAPFLAELREAVGLRSFVNETAAPVVAKKKVAKAARFVSFREDDGSFRFRLLAADGEQLLLSRNFADGKAAGAVTKQLQSGHLDIRTQARSFSVWLDDAAVADSAEFADSASRDAAIAALRIALAPSED; from the coding sequence ATGACGACTCGTACCCGCATCCTCACCGGCATCACCACCACCGGCACGCCGCACCTGGGCAACTACGCCGGTGCGATCCGCCCGGCGATCCTCGCAAGCGAAGACGCCAATGCCGACTCTTTCTACTTCCTGGCCGACTACCACGCCCTGATCAAATGCGATGACCCGCAGCGCATCCAGCGCTCGCGCATGGAAATCGCCGCGACCTGGCTGGCCGGTGGCCTGGATGTGAACCGGGTGACGTTCTATCGCCAGTCGGACATCCCCGAGATCCCCGAGCTGACCTGGCTGCTGACCTGTGTGGCCGCCAAGGGCTTGCTTAACCGCGCCCACGCCTACAAGGCCTCGGTGGACAAGAACGTCGAGACCGGCGAAGACCCGGATGCGGGCATCACCATGGGCCTGTACAGCTACCCGGTGCTGATGGCGGCGGACATCCTGATGTTCAACGCGCACAAGGTGCCGGTCGGCCGCGACCAGATCCAGCACGTGGAGATGGCCCGTGACATCGGCCAGCGCTTCAACCACCTGTTCGGCAACGGTAAAGAATTCTTCACCATGCCCGAGGCGTTGATCGAAGAAAGCGTCGCCACTTTGCCGGGCCTGGATGGCCGCAAGATGTCCAAGAGCTACGACAACACCATCCCGTTGTTCACCAGCGCCAAGGACATGAAAGAGGCGATCTCGCGGATCGTCACCGACTCGCGCGCGCCTGGCGAAGCCAAGGACCCGGACAACTCGCACCTGTTCACCCTGTACCAAGCGTTTGCCAGCAAGGCGCAGGAAGAAGAATTCCGTGGCGAACTGCTGCAAGGCTTGGGCTGGGGCGAGGCGAAGAATCGTCTGTTCCAGCTGCTTGATGGCCAGTTGGGCGAAGCCCGCGAGCGTTATCACCAACTGATGTCGCGCCCATCGGACATGGAAGACCTGCTGCTGGTCGGCGCGAAAAAAGCCCGTGCGGTTGCGGCACCGTTCCTGGCCGAGCTGCGTGAAGCCGTGGGCCTGCGTTCGTTCGTCAACGAGACTGCGGCGCCGGTTGTCGCGAAAAAGAAGGTGGCGAAAGCTGCGCGCTTCGTGAGCTTTCGTGAAGACGACGGCAGCTTCCGCTTCCGCCTGTTGGCTGCTGACGGCGAGCAACTGCTGCTTTCGCGCAACTTCGCCGACGGCAAAGCGGCGGGCGCGGTGACCAAGCAATTGCAAAGCGGTCATTTGGACATACGCACCCAAGCCCGGAGCTTCAGTGTATGGCTGGACGACGCCGCGGTGGCCGACAGCGCCGAGTTCGCCGACAGCGCCTCGCGCGATGCCGCCATCGCCGCCTTGCGTATCGCGTTGGCCCCTTCCGAGGATTAA
- a CDS encoding alpha/beta hydrolase, with amino-acid sequence MREAPVLIDGPVGQLEALYLDHPEPRGLALICHPNPVQGGTMLNKVVSTLQRTARDAGLITLRFNYRGVGASAGSHDMATGEVDDAEAAAAWLRAKHPDLPITLLGFSFGGYVAASLGGRLEAKGEKLSTLFMVAPAVMRLRDTDALPQGCPLIVIQPETDEVVDPQRVYEWSAALNRPHELLKVAECGHFFHGKLTDLKDLVLPRLSN; translated from the coding sequence ATGCGTGAAGCCCCTGTTTTGATCGATGGCCCGGTGGGCCAACTGGAAGCCCTGTACCTGGATCACCCCGAGCCACGTGGCCTGGCGCTGATCTGTCACCCTAACCCGGTGCAGGGTGGGACCATGCTCAATAAAGTTGTCTCGACCCTGCAACGCACCGCCCGCGATGCCGGATTGATTACTTTGCGTTTCAATTACCGTGGCGTCGGCGCGAGTGCCGGTTCCCATGACATGGCCACCGGTGAAGTCGACGATGCCGAAGCCGCCGCCGCCTGGCTGCGGGCAAAACACCCCGACCTGCCGATCACCTTGCTCGGCTTTTCCTTTGGCGGTTACGTGGCCGCCAGCCTCGGTGGCCGCCTGGAAGCCAAGGGCGAAAAACTCTCGACTCTGTTCATGGTGGCCCCTGCGGTGATGCGCTTGCGCGATACCGACGCGCTTCCTCAGGGCTGTCCATTGATCGTGATCCAGCCGGAAACCGACGAAGTGGTCGACCCGCAGCGGGTCTACGAGTGGTCCGCGGCCTTGAATCGCCCCCATGAGCTGCTGAAAGTGGCAGAATGCGGGCACTTTTTCCATGGCAAGCTCACCGATCTCAAGGATCTGGTCCTGCCGCGCCTCTCGAATTGA
- a CDS encoding YhcB family protein encodes MEHSLLVWLLPTLALVAGVAIGFLVARLLPNAAPNRTQRQLDDIQERFDSYQNEVVTHFNSTATLVKKLTQSYQEVQDHLADGANRLALDDITRQRLLAALHSDAPQAPRERLTPPRENQEPPRDYAPKTPDAPGMLDEHYGLKK; translated from the coding sequence GTGGAACACTCGCTCTTAGTTTGGTTGTTGCCGACTCTTGCCCTGGTTGCCGGTGTCGCCATTGGATTCCTGGTTGCTCGCCTGCTGCCGAATGCCGCGCCTAACCGCACGCAGCGTCAGCTGGATGACATTCAGGAACGTTTTGACAGTTATCAGAACGAGGTTGTTACCCACTTCAACAGCACCGCGACCCTGGTCAAGAAGCTCACCCAGAGCTACCAGGAAGTACAGGATCACCTCGCCGATGGCGCCAACCGCCTGGCCCTCGACGACATCACCCGCCAGCGTCTGCTGGCCGCGCTGCATTCCGATGCACCGCAAGCGCCACGGGAACGCCTGACCCCACCCCGGGAAAACCAGGAGCCTCCACGGGACTACGCGCCAAAAACGCCGGACGCCCCTGGCATGCTGGATGAGCATTACGGTTTGAAGAAGTAA